The following coding sequences are from one Atribacteraceae bacterium window:
- a CDS encoding BMP family ABC transporter substrate-binding protein, whose translation MRKITWIVVGLLVVFLGAGALAFEPISPEELRVGFVYVGPVGDGGWTFMHDLSRRSIEEKFPGATTSFVEAVPVGPDAVRVMETFIRHGAQLVFATSFGYMDQVIEVAQRHPEVIFMHCSGYRMADNVGVYFGRMYQARYLSGLVAGSLTESNVIGYVAAHPIPEVVRMINAFTLGVREVNPYAVVRVVWLFSWYDPGKETEATKALIDAGSDVIAMHADSGATALAAEEAGVYVIGYNSDMSRFAPTRHLTAPIWNWSVLTTYVAEQVINGTWRPENLWWGMDTGIVDLAPFGPAVPEEVRNLVGAARERIVEGAWKVFTGPIRDQQGAIRVAEGEVMSDEDLLSFSWFVEGVEGEIPARGN comes from the coding sequence GGATTGCTGGTGGTGTTTTTGGGAGCGGGCGCATTGGCCTTCGAGCCGATAAGTCCCGAGGAACTCCGGGTAGGGTTTGTTTACGTCGGTCCGGTGGGGGACGGGGGATGGACCTTTATGCATGACCTGAGCCGCCGTTCGATCGAAGAGAAATTCCCCGGGGCCACCACCAGCTTTGTCGAAGCGGTGCCGGTAGGACCGGACGCTGTCCGGGTGATGGAAACCTTCATTCGTCACGGCGCCCAGCTGGTGTTCGCCACCTCCTTCGGCTACATGGACCAGGTAATCGAGGTGGCCCAGCGTCATCCCGAGGTAATCTTCATGCATTGTTCCGGTTACCGGATGGCGGATAACGTGGGGGTGTACTTCGGGCGGATGTATCAGGCCCGCTACCTTTCCGGCCTGGTCGCCGGGTCCCTGACCGAATCGAATGTGATCGGCTACGTGGCCGCTCATCCCATTCCGGAAGTGGTGCGTATGATCAACGCCTTCACCCTGGGGGTCCGGGAAGTGAATCCCTACGCGGTGGTGCGGGTGGTCTGGCTGTTCTCCTGGTACGACCCAGGCAAGGAAACCGAAGCTACCAAGGCCCTGATCGACGCGGGCAGTGACGTGATCGCCATGCACGCCGATTCCGGCGCGACCGCCCTGGCTGCCGAGGAAGCGGGGGTGTACGTCATTGGATATAACAGCGACATGTCCCGTTTCGCACCGACCAGGCACCTGACCGCCCCGATCTGGAACTGGAGCGTGCTTACCACTTACGTCGCGGAACAGGTCATCAACGGAACCTGGCGGCCGGAAAACCTGTGGTGGGGGATGGACACCGGGATCGTTGATCTGGCCCCCTTCGGCCCGGCCGTACCGGAGGAGGTCAGGAACCTGGTCGGTGCCGCCCGGGAGAGAATCGTGGAGGGGGCATGGAAGGTCTTCACCGGTCCCATCCGCGACCAGCAGGGGGCCATCCGGGTCGCCGAAGGTGAAGTGATGAGCGACGAGGATCTCCTGTCCTTCTCCTGGTTCGTGGAAGGGGTGGAAGGGGAAATCCCGGCCCGCGGTAATTGA
- a CDS encoding GntR family transcriptional regulator, with translation MSRHDYAVDQIRLYVVEASLKAGDMLPTEKALEQLLNLSRTSIREALRSMEARGIVETRQGVGRFLRSYNYDGFVDNLSYNLEVNTRRFKDVIDVRIALELQFLELLVPKYDENDLRLIDANLEKLGASFFQGGPEESLIHSHADFHVGLYQRADNQLLTHLIRMFASFQRNLALRKQYPAMGTADFFSLHEALVQAIKRRELYLVRARLIDHFRDVLEWTKATES, from the coding sequence ATGTCGCGTCACGATTACGCGGTTGATCAAATCCGTTTGTACGTCGTCGAGGCTTCGCTAAAGGCTGGCGACATGCTCCCGACGGAAAAGGCACTTGAACAGCTTTTGAACCTGAGCCGGACGTCGATTCGCGAGGCCCTTCGATCAATGGAGGCGCGGGGCATTGTCGAAACGCGTCAAGGAGTTGGCCGCTTTTTGCGCAGCTACAACTACGACGGATTTGTCGACAATCTGTCCTATAACCTTGAGGTGAACACCCGGCGATTCAAAGACGTAATCGACGTGCGTATCGCTTTGGAACTGCAGTTTCTCGAACTCCTGGTACCTAAGTATGACGAGAACGATCTACGCCTCATCGACGCCAATTTAGAAAAACTTGGAGCAAGTTTCTTTCAGGGCGGACCCGAAGAATCGCTCATTCACTCTCACGCCGACTTTCATGTGGGTCTGTATCAACGAGCGGATAACCAGCTCTTAACGCACCTAATTCGCATGTTCGCCTCTTTTCAACGTAATCTAGCGTTACGCAAACAGTACCCCGCGATGGGTACGGCCGACTTTTTTTCGCTTCACGAGGCGTTAGTGCAGGCCATTAAGCGTCGGGAACTGTATTTGGTACGGGCGAGACTGATCGATCACTTTCGCGATGTCCTCGAATGGACTAAAGCCACTGAGTCGTGA
- a CDS encoding SIS domain-containing protein codes for MNTEFETYFSVVNGIFSRIKQQEETFGKAARLAAAAIAGDELLHIIGSGGHSSMAAEEIFWRSGGLAPVNALLDPGIALVHGARRTNIIERTTGYAQRVLDSYGLGQKPGEVLIIANAYGINAMSIDCAVEARARGMVTIGITSTEFATRLPKDHPSRHPSGKNLYEEVDVFLDCCLPFGDAAIKLAGCAQSVGPTSTLCNVFTLNLLIIETVKQLVAMGIEPPLWTSANMPGGDEANRKHFQKYIPRIKHLA; via the coding sequence ATGAATACTGAGTTTGAAACCTACTTTTCTGTGGTCAACGGCATTTTTTCCCGAATCAAACAACAGGAAGAGACCTTCGGGAAAGCGGCACGCCTCGCCGCGGCGGCCATCGCGGGAGACGAATTACTTCACATCATCGGATCCGGTGGTCACTCGAGCATGGCGGCAGAGGAGATATTCTGGCGCTCGGGAGGACTTGCACCGGTTAACGCCCTGCTGGATCCGGGAATCGCCCTCGTTCACGGAGCCCGACGCACGAATATCATAGAGCGTACGACCGGATACGCACAGCGGGTTCTTGACTCGTACGGGCTTGGGCAAAAGCCAGGCGAAGTCCTGATCATTGCCAACGCATATGGAATCAACGCAATGTCTATCGATTGCGCCGTCGAGGCGCGCGCGCGAGGCATGGTGACGATTGGAATAACCTCAACCGAATTTGCCACGCGCCTGCCGAAAGATCACCCTTCGCGACACCCTTCAGGCAAAAATCTATATGAAGAAGTGGACGTGTTCCTGGATTGCTGCCTTCCGTTCGGAGACGCGGCGATCAAGCTCGCCGGCTGCGCCCAAAGCGTTGGCCCGACGTCAACCCTATGCAATGTGTTCACTCTAAATCTGTTGATAATTGAGACGGTAAAACAACTTGTCGCGATGGGTATCGAGCCGCCTCTCTGGACCAGCGCCAACATGCCGGGAGGCGACGAGGCAAATCGGAAGCACTTCCAGAAGTACATTCCGCGAATCAAACATTTGGCTTAG
- a CDS encoding sugar isomerase domain-containing protein has protein sequence MSALDRYYSRILEIMQVVMEKERGVIEKAAEWVSQAVLEDRLFYVFGTGAHSIMSAMELFMRAGNLCNSSGVFPPGVTDFDGHPKTEKLLGFSPMIFDYYGIKNGDLLFICNVNGINHMTIDAAMEARKRGIRTVGITSVEFSKAVAPNISQRHPSNMNLYELVDLYIDAHVPVGDALIGLEGVPVPVGPGSTYPMILIVNSVVIRAIELVVQQGGTPPVMKSANVAGGIEYNEQFVVRYQKRIRHFS, from the coding sequence ATGTCAGCACTGGACCGATATTACTCACGCATTTTGGAGATCATGCAAGTAGTCATGGAAAAAGAACGTGGTGTGATTGAAAAAGCCGCCGAATGGGTGTCGCAAGCGGTTCTCGAGGACCGTCTGTTCTACGTATTTGGAACCGGCGCACATTCGATTATGAGCGCAATGGAACTGTTCATGAGAGCAGGAAATCTTTGTAACTCATCAGGAGTTTTTCCTCCCGGCGTTACAGATTTCGACGGTCATCCGAAAACAGAGAAGCTATTGGGTTTTAGTCCTATGATTTTTGATTACTATGGCATCAAGAACGGCGACTTGCTTTTTATCTGCAACGTGAACGGTATCAACCACATGACGATTGACGCGGCAATGGAGGCGCGCAAACGTGGCATACGAACCGTCGGTATTACATCCGTTGAGTTTTCGAAGGCCGTCGCGCCGAACATCTCACAGCGTCATCCCAGCAATATGAACCTGTATGAACTTGTTGATCTGTACATTGACGCTCACGTTCCGGTTGGGGATGCTCTCATCGGTCTGGAAGGGGTTCCGGTTCCGGTGGGTCCCGGATCCACCTATCCGATGATTTTAATTGTTAATAGTGTCGTGATCCGAGCGATCGAACTCGTGGTTCAACAAGGCGGAACACCACCGGTCATGAAATCGGCGAATGTTGCTGGCGGTATCGAGTATAACGAGCAGTTTGTGGTGCGATACCAAAAAAGAATCAGACACTTTTCGTAG
- a CDS encoding glucosamine-6-phosphate deaminase → MRHETWETSTAAACAAAEKGAQAIRHAIHLRGEANIVLATGMSQIEMLGFLTAEKDIQWNKVTAFHLDEYVGIPRTHRASFCKYLEEHFVNRVSNLRAFHYIDGVCNNPVEECRRLSELIASHPIDVCFVGIGENSHLAFNDPPADFETAVPYIVVDLDDDCKRQQINEGWFPTLEAVPPQAISMSVRQILASQTIVATVPDQRKAPAVKAVIQGPVTNRVPASILKEHADCTIFLDAESASLLI, encoded by the coding sequence ATGAGACACGAAACGTGGGAGACTTCTACGGCCGCAGCGTGCGCGGCAGCCGAAAAAGGAGCACAGGCGATTCGTCACGCAATCCATTTGCGTGGTGAGGCGAACATCGTTCTTGCGACCGGCATGAGTCAGATCGAGATGCTGGGATTCCTCACCGCAGAAAAAGACATTCAATGGAACAAGGTAACGGCGTTTCATTTGGACGAGTATGTGGGTATACCGCGAACCCATCGAGCGAGTTTTTGCAAATACCTGGAAGAGCACTTTGTCAATCGGGTCAGTAACCTTCGCGCATTTCACTACATAGACGGAGTGTGCAACAACCCTGTGGAGGAATGCCGGCGGCTATCAGAATTGATCGCCTCACATCCTATTGACGTGTGTTTTGTCGGGATCGGTGAGAACTCCCATCTCGCTTTCAATGACCCCCCCGCGGACTTCGAGACAGCGGTGCCGTACATTGTCGTTGACCTCGACGACGATTGTAAACGTCAGCAGATCAACGAAGGATGGTTCCCTACCCTTGAGGCGGTGCCCCCTCAGGCAATTAGCATGTCGGTTCGGCAGATTCTGGCGTCGCAGACTATCGTGGCCACTGTCCCGGACCAACGAAAAGCCCCAGCAGTTAAAGCCGTGATTCAAGGTCCGGTGACCAACCGCGTTCCAGCATCGATACTCAAAGAACACGCCGATTGCACCATTTTTTTGGACGCCGAGTCGGCAAGTTTGCTAATATAA
- the larA gene encoding nickel-dependent lactate racemase produces the protein MRDKHRQIVEIPFGKESHKLGIPRAQLREVLSPNVFEPPDDGRRMIEHALAHPIGTTRLSEFVRRGHRVAILSEDNSRFARTDLMIEAVTAELNAAGVPDGDITVVMALGSHRKMTQTEIIQKLGKGVTSRFTCVNSEFRNPDLLVNVGTAPGNVEVLLDRRVAEADVRIGVGSIVPHPALGYTGGAKILYPGVVGEQTVAQLHLRAALVGRNIMGVVENPVRIEMESWVGTIGLDFIVNSVVNQQNETCKVVAGDYVKAHRAGVTHARRIYEVQATHAVDLLIASSHTADLDLWQATKAIIAGERIVKDGGTLLLYTPCSEGVGPHADFTRYCGTEDIPSLLAEAHHGRVAADQVLPLSVGALVAQVRKRTKAAIVSPGITPADAHIAGFCHMGTSLNDLQKAIDTTPTTTSISVLTHGGECFAVL, from the coding sequence ATGCGCGACAAACACCGGCAAATAGTCGAGATCCCATTTGGAAAAGAATCCCACAAATTAGGTATTCCTCGCGCTCAATTACGGGAGGTGTTGAGTCCAAACGTCTTTGAGCCACCGGACGATGGGAGACGCATGATCGAGCACGCACTTGCTCATCCCATCGGTACCACGCGCTTGAGCGAATTTGTGCGGCGGGGACACCGCGTGGCTATACTTTCCGAGGACAATTCGCGATTCGCCAGAACAGATCTGATGATCGAGGCGGTTACAGCCGAACTGAACGCAGCGGGAGTGCCCGACGGCGACATAACCGTTGTAATGGCATTGGGAAGTCACCGCAAGATGACGCAAACGGAGATCATCCAAAAACTCGGCAAAGGTGTTACGTCACGATTTACGTGCGTTAACTCGGAGTTTCGCAATCCGGATCTGTTAGTTAACGTCGGTACTGCACCGGGAAATGTTGAGGTATTACTGGATCGGCGCGTGGCCGAAGCCGACGTACGAATCGGTGTCGGCAGCATAGTGCCCCATCCGGCGCTTGGCTACACAGGTGGTGCGAAAATCCTCTACCCAGGTGTGGTCGGTGAACAGACGGTAGCTCAACTGCACCTCCGGGCAGCACTCGTCGGACGTAATATAATGGGTGTTGTGGAAAATCCTGTGCGCATCGAGATGGAGAGCTGGGTCGGCACGATTGGACTGGATTTTATCGTTAACTCGGTGGTCAACCAACAAAACGAAACCTGCAAAGTGGTAGCGGGCGATTACGTCAAAGCTCATCGGGCCGGCGTCACGCACGCCCGGCGAATCTATGAGGTTCAGGCAACACACGCTGTGGACCTTTTGATAGCTTCGTCTCATACCGCCGACCTTGACCTTTGGCAGGCCACCAAAGCGATAATAGCCGGTGAGCGGATCGTAAAGGATGGCGGAACCTTGTTATTGTACACCCCGTGTTCCGAAGGTGTTGGTCCCCATGCGGATTTTACGCGCTACTGTGGTACTGAGGATATCCCTTCTTTACTCGCTGAAGCTCACCACGGACGAGTCGCGGCGGATCAGGTGCTTCCGTTGTCCGTAGGCGCACTTGTGGCTCAGGTACGAAAACGAACCAAAGCCGCCATCGTGTCACCCGGTATTACTCCCGCTGACGCCCACATTGCCGGTTTTTGCCACATGGGCACATCGTTGAACGACCTCCAGAAGGCCATTGATACGACACCCACAACGACAAGCATTTCCGTACTAACACATGGAGGCGAGTGTTTTGCCGTCTTATGA
- a CDS encoding carbohydrate ABC transporter permease yields MRRTTTRLVLRVSQYAALVPFIIFAIFPVYWMFITSLKRDSELYDLRSVPFLIRDGITFEHYLFLFQNTGFLIWFRNTLVVAFVPMVISLAVSIPAGYALARLRFRGATLIATSIFALYLMPPTVLFLPLAWFVSAIGLSNSLWSLIITFPTFMIPFCIWMLSAYFRTLPSELEDVALVDGCTRLQMLWNVIIPLSLPGVITSSFFSFLLAWDNLIYAVAFISDSAQKTISAGVVTELIRGDVFFWGSLMAGAAVAALPVVIAFVFLMDHYVSGLTAGAIK; encoded by the coding sequence ATGAGAAGAACAACGACCCGACTCGTTCTACGAGTATCTCAATACGCCGCTCTGGTTCCGTTCATCATTTTTGCGATTTTTCCAGTGTATTGGATGTTTATCACCTCGTTGAAACGGGACTCCGAGTTGTATGACCTGAGGTCTGTGCCGTTTCTAATAAGAGATGGTATCACCTTCGAACACTACCTCTTTCTATTTCAGAATACGGGATTCCTCATCTGGTTCCGGAATACGCTTGTGGTTGCCTTCGTACCGATGGTGATATCACTTGCCGTGAGCATTCCCGCCGGATACGCCCTGGCGAGGCTACGGTTTCGCGGAGCAACGCTGATTGCAACCAGCATCTTCGCGTTGTACTTGATGCCGCCGACGGTGTTGTTTTTACCATTGGCGTGGTTCGTAAGCGCGATAGGGCTTTCAAACTCGCTATGGTCGCTTATCATTACCTTTCCAACGTTCATGATCCCGTTCTGTATCTGGATGCTGAGCGCCTATTTTCGGACCCTACCCTCGGAATTGGAGGACGTGGCGCTCGTTGATGGCTGCACACGCCTGCAGATGCTATGGAACGTTATTATTCCGCTGAGCTTGCCCGGCGTGATCACCTCCTCTTTCTTTTCGTTCCTGCTGGCGTGGGACAATCTTATTTATGCAGTGGCGTTTATTTCGGATAGCGCGCAAAAGACGATCAGTGCCGGCGTCGTCACCGAACTCATCCGGGGAGATGTGTTTTTCTGGGGCTCGTTGATGGCGGGAGCTGCGGTTGCAGCCTTGCCGGTTGTAATAGCCTTCGTGTTCCTCATGGATCATTACGTCTCGGGATTGACGGCGGGGGCGATAAAATAG
- a CDS encoding sugar ABC transporter permease — MTQQERLAFGLVGPAVLALVLIVGYPFLMGVYLSMTDSRVGSSAAPAFVGLNNFFWLARSPLFHTAVLNSLLYTFIAVLVKFMLGLPLAILLWQNLPPKKLLRGIILLPWVIPIVLSATAWKWIYDPTYSVINWLLLNLELSESRVLWFGSPWAARISVMLVNIWRGTPFFAINILAGLMTMPTEIYDAAKTDGAGPITCFFRITLPLLRPILAFVLLFSTVMTIGDFPIVYMLTRGGPLNSTHLLPTLAYQIGLITGNLGRGTAVALFIFPVLLTVVYFQSRLMRNRWNW, encoded by the coding sequence ATGACGCAACAGGAACGGCTAGCCTTTGGTCTAGTTGGGCCGGCGGTGCTTGCGCTCGTATTGATCGTCGGCTACCCATTTTTAATGGGTGTTTATCTCAGTATGACCGATTCCAGGGTCGGGTCGAGCGCTGCTCCTGCGTTCGTCGGATTGAATAACTTTTTCTGGCTGGCTCGATCGCCGCTTTTCCACACGGCGGTGTTAAATTCGCTGCTTTATACGTTTATCGCGGTGCTGGTGAAGTTTATGCTCGGGTTGCCCTTGGCGATCCTTTTGTGGCAAAATCTTCCCCCTAAAAAGCTGTTAAGAGGTATAATACTGTTGCCTTGGGTAATTCCAATCGTGCTGAGCGCTACAGCATGGAAGTGGATATACGACCCCACCTACAGTGTCATAAACTGGTTATTGCTTAATCTCGAGCTATCGGAGAGTCGCGTACTATGGTTCGGCAGCCCTTGGGCGGCCCGCATTTCCGTCATGCTTGTGAATATCTGGCGGGGTACGCCGTTTTTCGCGATCAACATTTTGGCGGGGCTGATGACTATGCCTACCGAAATCTACGACGCAGCAAAGACGGACGGCGCCGGTCCAATTACTTGTTTCTTCCGGATCACGTTACCGCTGTTGCGCCCCATACTGGCATTTGTGCTCTTGTTTTCTACTGTTATGACCATCGGCGATTTCCCCATCGTGTACATGCTCACCAGAGGTGGTCCGCTCAACTCGACACATCTGTTGCCAACGTTAGCTTACCAAATAGGGCTGATCACCGGTAATCTTGGTCGCGGCACGGCGGTGGCTCTTTTTATATTCCCTGTGTTGTTGACCGTTGTCTATTTTCAATCGCGCTTGATGCGAAATCGCTGGAATTGGTAA
- a CDS encoding extracellular solute-binding protein, with amino-acid sequence MKNRVWAIVLVAVVVASVALGTGRAEAATPTRSLNILMFSSFVAENDQMLRTMAEEFGRMKGIDVTVNFVGIAELHPKLAAEAVSRSGHDIIGMENLQVSLYEDSLLPITDVVNQIVERYGQFAPAATTAAVRDGEWMALPWWIVPFHQTYREDLFKNAGLTVPNTWQEVLESGRELKARGNPIGIPFGNAGDANNSLYSILWSFGAGIADQNGVITLDSQATRDAIAFTQTLFQEAMVPDVLGWASNAANNHFILSGVGSWTLNPISIWVLAGRESLDLTQHLNHHGALAGPAGRFGSGDFYSLGIWEFSPNIDLAKEFLLYLYDEQQMNRYLTSGQGFNLPTHPHFYNHSVFEHPKLQGLRGFADYFRLTGYPAPPDMRAQEAYVRWVVPNMFLRILGGHASVDQAISEAVAELVEIGYTLPQ; translated from the coding sequence ATGAAAAATCGGGTTTGGGCGATAGTCTTGGTGGCCGTCGTGGTGGCGTCCGTAGCGTTGGGCACGGGTCGGGCAGAAGCTGCTACTCCGACCAGGTCGCTGAACATCCTCATGTTCAGTTCGTTCGTCGCAGAAAATGACCAGATGCTCCGAACGATGGCCGAAGAGTTCGGTAGAATGAAAGGAATCGATGTTACGGTTAATTTCGTGGGTATAGCGGAACTGCACCCGAAGCTTGCCGCGGAGGCGGTTTCGCGCTCCGGTCACGATATCATTGGTATGGAAAACCTGCAGGTTTCGCTCTATGAAGATTCACTATTGCCAATCACTGACGTGGTAAATCAAATTGTGGAGCGCTATGGGCAGTTCGCTCCCGCCGCCACGACGGCCGCCGTTCGTGACGGCGAATGGATGGCTTTACCATGGTGGATTGTTCCCTTTCACCAAACTTACCGGGAGGATTTGTTCAAAAATGCCGGGTTGACCGTGCCGAACACATGGCAAGAGGTATTGGAGAGTGGCCGGGAGCTCAAGGCACGGGGGAACCCGATTGGAATACCTTTCGGTAACGCTGGAGACGCCAACAACAGTCTCTATTCAATTCTGTGGTCTTTTGGTGCGGGCATAGCCGATCAGAACGGTGTGATAACCCTTGATTCCCAAGCGACGCGCGACGCGATAGCGTTTACTCAGACGTTGTTCCAGGAAGCCATGGTGCCCGATGTTCTTGGCTGGGCCAGCAACGCCGCAAACAACCACTTCATCCTTTCCGGTGTGGGCTCTTGGACACTCAACCCAATAAGCATATGGGTGCTTGCTGGCAGGGAGTCCCTTGACCTCACACAACACCTGAATCATCACGGCGCGCTCGCGGGCCCGGCGGGTCGTTTTGGTTCCGGAGATTTTTATTCCCTGGGCATATGGGAGTTTAGTCCCAATATCGATCTGGCCAAAGAGTTTCTCCTATATCTGTACGATGAACAGCAAATGAATCGCTACCTTACGAGTGGGCAAGGGTTCAATCTTCCGACACATCCGCATTTCTACAATCACTCGGTATTTGAGCATCCCAAACTGCAAGGCCTTCGCGGCTTCGCTGATTACTTCCGCCTCACCGGTTATCCGGCACCGCCGGACATGCGTGCACAGGAGGCTTATGTCCGGTGGGTAGTGCCCAACATGTTTCTAAGGATACTCGGCGGACATGCCTCGGTGGATCAGGCAATTAGCGAGGCAGTTGCCGAACTCGTGGAGATTGGGTACACGCTGCCACAGTAG
- a CDS encoding zinc-binding dehydrogenase — translation MKTKAVRIYGKNDLRLEEFELPPLQEDEILAHIVSDSICMSSYKMAIQGEEHKRVPDNLSQNPVIVGHEFAGELVEVGAKWRKDFARGDKFSIQPALNYQGSLAAPGYSFPYIGGDATYVIIPNVVMEQGCLLPFRGEAFFHASLSEPASCIIGAFHASYHTESGKYVHQMGIKPGGNLAILAGAGPMGLGAIDYAIHCDRRPKLLVVTDIDDTRIGRAEAIFTPQEAEQYGVTLRYVNTASLANPAEYLRSLTGKGGYDDVFVFAPVKPVVEQGDRILGRDGCLNFFAGPTDPDFSALLNFYNVHYASTHLVGTSGGNTEDMKEALLMMEQGKLNPAVMVTHIGGLDAVVETTLNLPHIPGGKKLIYTGCEMPLAPITEFSEKGKSDPLFRELASITRRHNGLWSAEAERFLLNSFTKV, via the coding sequence ATGAAAACCAAAGCCGTCCGCATCTATGGAAAAAACGACCTGCGCCTGGAGGAGTTCGAACTGCCTCCGCTCCAGGAAGACGAAATCCTGGCCCATATCGTTTCCGACAGCATTTGCATGTCCTCGTACAAAATGGCCATCCAGGGAGAAGAGCACAAGCGGGTCCCGGACAATTTGAGCCAAAATCCGGTGATTGTCGGTCATGAATTCGCCGGGGAACTGGTCGAAGTCGGCGCCAAGTGGCGCAAGGATTTTGCCCGGGGAGACAAATTTTCCATCCAACCCGCCCTCAACTACCAGGGGAGCTTGGCCGCGCCGGGCTATTCCTTCCCCTATATCGGCGGGGATGCCACCTATGTCATCATCCCCAACGTGGTCATGGAACAGGGCTGCCTTTTACCCTTCCGGGGAGAGGCCTTCTTTCACGCCTCGCTGTCTGAGCCAGCCTCCTGCATTATCGGAGCGTTTCACGCCAGCTACCACACCGAGAGCGGAAAATATGTCCACCAGATGGGGATCAAACCCGGCGGGAACCTGGCCATCCTGGCCGGGGCCGGCCCAATGGGCCTGGGGGCGATCGACTACGCCATCCACTGCGACCGCCGGCCCAAACTCCTGGTGGTCACCGATATCGACGACACCCGCATCGGCCGGGCGGAAGCTATTTTTACTCCGCAAGAGGCTGAACAATACGGAGTTACTCTCCGGTACGTGAACACCGCCTCCCTCGCCAACCCCGCCGAATATCTCCGCTCGCTGACCGGAAAGGGCGGATACGACGACGTGTTCGTCTTTGCTCCGGTCAAACCGGTGGTCGAACAGGGCGATCGCATTCTGGGTCGGGACGGCTGCCTGAATTTCTTCGCCGGGCCCACCGATCCCGATTTTTCCGCCCTCCTCAACTTCTACAACGTCCACTACGCCTCCACGCATCTGGTGGGTACCTCCGGGGGCAATACCGAGGATATGAAAGAAGCGTTGCTGATGATGGAACAGGGAAAATTGAACCCGGCAGTGATGGTCACCCACATAGGCGGCCTGGACGCGGTGGTGGAAACTACTCTGAATTTACCCCACATACCCGGTGGGAAAAAACTGATCTATACCGGCTGTGAGATGCCCCTTGCCCCGATCACCGAATTCAGCGAAAAAGGCAAGAGCGATCCCCTCTTCCGGGAACTGGCTTCGATCACCCGGCGGCACAACGGGCTGTGGTCGGCGGAAGCAGAACGGTTTCTGCTGAACTCATTCACCAAAGTATAG
- a CDS encoding class II fructose-bisphosphate aldolase, translated as MAVGYRELGLVNTRDMFKKAMAGGYAVPAYNFNNMEQLQAIIAGCVECRSPVILQISKGARQYANQTLLRYMVPGAVEMAKEMGGDIPIALNLDHGDSFELAKSCVDFGFSNVMIDGSGLSYDENVAMTRQVVDYAHAHDVTVEGELGVLAGIEDHVSHEVSHYTKPEEVEDFVGKTGVDSLAISIGTSHGAYKFKVKPGEEVPPLRFDILAEIEKRLPGFPVVLHGASSVLPLYVEIINRYGGQLGNTAGVPEEQIQRAVKSAVCKVNIDSDGRLVMTAMIRKYLAEHPKEFDPRKYLGPAREELQKMYITKCELLDSAGKA; from the coding sequence ATGGCGGTAGGTTACAGGGAATTAGGTCTGGTGAACACCAGGGATATGTTCAAGAAAGCTATGGCCGGCGGATACGCGGTCCCGGCTTACAACTTCAACAACATGGAACAGCTTCAGGCGATCATCGCCGGCTGTGTGGAATGCCGCTCGCCGGTGATCCTGCAGATCTCCAAAGGGGCGCGCCAGTACGCCAACCAGACTCTGCTGCGCTACATGGTCCCGGGAGCGGTGGAAATGGCCAAAGAAATGGGCGGCGATATTCCCATCGCCCTGAATCTCGATCACGGCGACTCCTTCGAACTGGCTAAAAGCTGCGTGGACTTCGGGTTTTCCAACGTGATGATCGACGGCTCCGGCCTGTCCTATGACGAAAACGTAGCCATGACCCGGCAGGTAGTCGATTACGCTCACGCGCACGACGTCACCGTGGAAGGGGAGCTGGGGGTGCTGGCCGGTATCGAGGATCACGTCTCCCACGAAGTGAGCCATTACACCAAGCCGGAAGAAGTCGAGGACTTCGTCGGTAAAACCGGGGTGGACAGCCTGGCCATTTCCATCGGGACTTCCCACGGCGCTTACAAATTCAAGGTCAAACCGGGGGAAGAGGTTCCACCGCTGCGCTTCGATATCCTGGCCGAAATCGAAAAGCGACTTCCCGGATTTCCCGTCGTGCTCCACGGCGCTTCCTCGGTGCTTCCGCTCTACGTGGAAATCATCAACCGGTATGGCGGACAGCTGGGGAACACCGCCGGGGTCCCGGAAGAGCAGATCCAGCGGGCGGTGAAATCGGCGGTCTGCAAGGTGAACATCGACTCCGACGGCCGGTTGGTCATGACCGCCATGATCCGTAAATACTTGGCCGAACATCCCAAGGAATTCGATCCCCGCAAGTACCTGGGGCCGGCCCGCGAAGAACTGCAGAAGATGTATATCACCAAGTGTGAACTGCTGGACAGCGCGGGAAAAGCCTGA